Part of the Chanos chanos chromosome 5, fChaCha1.1, whole genome shotgun sequence genome, tacaaaaaatgaattaaatcaaAAGGATGGAGGGTAGGGATGACTAACATTACTGATATGACATAATAGATGACTGAAAGATGAATACTTCACAATTTAAAGATTAAAATACTACACAATGCTGCACATGTGGTGACATTACCTTTGAGGAAAACCAATGTTAATCAGACTTTTACAGAATTAGTCTGTATTgatattttctttgtgtgaCTATAACAGATAAGTATAAAACACTGATAATCTAAAGAGGAACATTTAGGCAACATTTCCCTCATGCTCTGTCGATTTGTCTTACAAAAGAGGAAGTCAGCAAGGATAGACACCTTACTCtgttgagacagaaaaaagcattaaaaaaaaaaaaaaaaaaacactttcaacaGGGTGTTCTTTGCCAGACTTTCAACCTAATAGTCAATGCCGTGGTCATAGTGCCCACTGTAATCATCGTGGTAGTTGCCCTGGTACTCATCCTGGTAGCCTGCCTGGTACTCGGCCTGGTACTCAGCCTGGTAATCACTGTCACTGATCTCGGAGCAGTTGGTGCCAGTCCCCTGGCTACCGTTGCTGTGGATGACCGGCTCAGTGGGAGAGGCGCAGTACTTGGGGTCGTACACCTGCCTGCCCAgcccatacacactcatgccTTTCTGTGAAGCCACTTTGTTGGTGCCCATTTGTAACGAGATGGTTGAGTTGTCCACGGGTTGCACTGCCACCTTCTGGTCGAAGATATCCCTTCTGGTGCCAGGTGCTGTCATACCAGCCTATGGTTGGAGGGAGAGGCCAGATAGCAGTCAGACATGTTCAGGCACTCTATATGCTCTGGGTTTTTATCTGTCAGTGCACATACAATACAGTGGAAAAGACCACTTCGAGCCATTTCTTGACTGCTTTGACCAACATCAAAAGCGACTGAAATTTTCTCAAACCATCTAAAAGATGGAAATCCTTTACATATCTtcctccaaaagaaaaaaaagcttcaagTTCATAAATTATCCACATATATTTAAGGCAGCATTGACCTGGCTGGCTCCTTTGTTGGTGCCCATCTGTAGGCTGATGGTGGTCTGGTCATATGGTTTATCTGCTTGTGTCTTTGGGTCATAAAGGTGTCTTCTGGTCCCATATGCTGTCATTCCTGCCTGGCTCGCACATTTATTTGTACCCATCTAACCATCAAAAGAACTAAATGATCATCTATTCAAAATATCAGCTTCACcatttttaattatgaaatCTGTTTGAGCTCACCGATATAGATTACACTCCTAACAACCACTGATATATTACCTGTAATCCAATAACACACTGTCCAGCCTTCAGTTTTTCATCATCAAAACGACGCACGTGCTTGTCGGCATACTTCACACCAATGTCAACCTTTGTATTCATGCCTTTGGTCTTCGCCTATGATGTTTAGAGATCAGAGATGGGCAATTTAGACAAGACATCCGGATCGCTTATGGTATTAAAACTCAATAGCAGAAATAACTTCATCATCTCCTTTGTCACTTTTTCAGAGATGGATTACAGAACATACCATACTGGCCAGGGCAAGCAATGTGGTCTGGACTTGTGTCATGTTGCCATTCTCAAACAGGTCATTGGCTTCAAATATGTCATTGGGCTTCAAGCCATAAGCAAGAATGGCTTTGATGAAGTTCCCCAGGTTTTCCAACTGAAGTaatgacaaaagaaaataatagcTGTGTCATTCGAGCCAATTTTGATATAATTACAGGgctgtacatttttttcctggCACAACTTTAGGAAAACCTTCATCCATGAAGAAAATTACTCCTTGGATAACTTAAGATCAAAATAAGAGAAATGTTATATAGATTCAGTTTATAGAACATTTAAAATTTGGGATTTTATACAAATTTTGTTATCAAACTCTTACCTTGTGCCAGTTGAGTTTGGAATTGTTAATTTTCTTAATGGAGCCAGGCTGTAGTTTATTTATTAGCCTGTAAAGTAAATGAATTGTGTTATACACAAACAGTACCAATATTATACTGACAAAAATTCTCACAAAGTATAGATAAAGTATAAATGTTATTCAGCAAGATTAGGAACAACCAGAATTCCAACTCACTCGCAGAGGATGACGCCATCTTTCAGACCTGCTTGGAAATTGTCGCCGATTGGCATACCTGTCACCTCCTCTATCCAATAACGCAGCTCATCTTCCTTTTGTGGATCATACTTCTGGGCAAtctgaaaacaagaacaaaagctGTAAGCCATAGAGTGCATATGGGACACCAATACATCAGTGTTTCTCTCAGAAAGAAAATCACTTTCGTTGGCCTTGTAGTGCCATTTTCAAAGCCTAGTTGAGATAGCCATTACAGTGCATAGTTTGTGAGGGCACATCTGCTTATAAacactttcttttatttatttacttattttttgcCAAACTACCAAAAGACACGACTAAAACACTGATAAAGACTTCTCTTTCCCAAGCCATTTACCCTGCGTTGACCACATGTTAAACAATGAACAATCATCACACTTGCATTATGTATTCTGATCACAATTAAAACTTCTAACGCATATGGTAAATCCTCTCATGGTAAAATATAGCATCTAACAAAGTGCCTTTTCAGGCCAAGGTGCAATCACAGGAGAAGGACAATTTTGGAAAGCCGTCTGCTCCTCATCCCGAGTTTGTTTGTCCAGGATTGGTGCCAGGAGAAGAAAGACATACAGGATATTACATTGAAAAGTTGCCCCATGTATGAACTCTGCCTTTCGGAATAGTTCCATTCATCTGTCAACCCAAGGAAAGCTCATGTCCAGATGAACAGAATGACTAAAACCTcggagagggaagaaaaacatcACAATGCTGAAAAAGATATTTAAGTGATAAGATTAGTAATATACTAAAGATGACTAACTTAATGAGTCTTTATTAGAGATCAGTTGATCCAGTGGCTTACAACTGCCACTAGTGTATTTCTCTGGCTTTGCACCAGAACAATAAATGAAGTCCAGCTGAATACTAGAATAACTGGAGTAATAATGGGAAACAAGAAGTTCAGTCTCTCCAGCGTGTGAAATTATTGAGGTTAAATATGCTTGTTTGGCCTTTACTTGCATAGGTCCACCGTCACAGCACATGTTGCCGTACCAccattcccctctctcctcttatccATTACCTAAGTAAAGCACTTACAAATCAATTCAGATTACAAATTCTGTTGAAACAGGAGATAATGAGCCATGTACCTCAATGAGCTACTGCCTTTGCACACGTATTGTTTAACTGGAGTGTTTGTGGAAAGGAATACATAATggagtgcatgcatgcacaaaatgacactgttgTAAGA contains:
- the cnn3b gene encoding calponin-3b isoform X2, translated to MSQFNKGPAYGLSAEVKSKIAQKYDPQKEDELRYWIEEVTGMPIGDNFQAGLKDGVILCELINKLQPGSIKKINNSKLNWHKAKTKGMNTKVDIGVKYADKHVRRFDDEKLKAGQCVIGLQMGTNKCASQAGMTAYGTRRHLYDPKTQADKPYDQTTISLQMGTNKGASQAGMTAPGTRRDIFDQKVAVQPVDNSTISLQMGTNKVASQKGMSVYGLGRQVYDPKYCASPTEPVIHSNGSQGTGTNCSEISDSDYQAEYQAEYQAGYQDEYQGNYHDDYSGHYDHGIDY
- the cnn3b gene encoding calponin-3b isoform X1, with the protein product MSQFNKGPAYGLSAEVKSKIAQKYDPQKEDELRYWIEEVTGMPIGDNFQAGLKDGVILCELINKLQPGSIKKINNSKLNWHKLENLGNFIKAILAYGLKPNDIFEANDLFENGNMTQVQTTLLALASMAKTKGMNTKVDIGVKYADKHVRRFDDEKLKAGQCVIGLQMGTNKCASQAGMTAYGTRRHLYDPKTQADKPYDQTTISLQMGTNKGASQAGMTAPGTRRDIFDQKVAVQPVDNSTISLQMGTNKVASQKGMSVYGLGRQVYDPKYCASPTEPVIHSNGSQGTGTNCSEISDSDYQAEYQAEYQAGYQDEYQGNYHDDYSGHYDHGIDY